Proteins encoded within one genomic window of Bombus terrestris chromosome 11, iyBomTerr1.2, whole genome shotgun sequence:
- the LOC100652205 gene encoding 28S ribosomal protein S7, mitochondrial isoform X2 yields the protein MLCGSTFNSLILFSLRRNLENGVQFYSVFPPTYIKPIYKKDEQEIIFNETVDKKLTHIPIKPAYTSETCSEFHDNLVRKFTNYIMRQGKKQLARRLLDETFENIKIIKLDEYYNSPPEHRENIILDPKIILYQAVENCTPILELRKIYRGGISYQVPVPMNENRARFLSMNWLIKCAQDKGNAEKFPNVLAKEIIDAANNKGRVIKKKHDLHKQCEANRAYAHYRWL from the exons atGCTCTGTGGAAGTACATTTAATTCATTAATACTATTTAGTTTAAG GCGCAATTTAGAAAATGGTGTCCAATTTTATAGTGTGTTTCCTCCAACTTATATAAAACCAATTTATAAGAAAGATGagcaagaaataatatttaatgaaacagTAGATAAAAAATTGACTCATATACCAATAAAACCAGCTTATACTTCTGAGACATGTTCTGAATTTCATGATAATCTGGTTag AAAATTCACAAATTATATTATGAGACAAGGTAAAAAACAGTTGGCCAGAAGATTATTAGAtgaaacttttgaaaatattaagataataaAATTGGATGAATATTATAATAGCCCACCTGAACATAGAGAAAATATCATATTGGAtccaaaaataattttgtatcaagctGTAGAAAATTGTACACCTATTTTAGAGCTACGGAAAATATATAGAGGTGGAATATCTTATCAG gtTCCTGTACCGATGAATGAAAATAGAGCTCGATTTTTATCTATGAATTGGCTAATTAAATGTGCACAAGACAAGGGGAATGCCGAAAAATTTCCTAATGTATTGGCAAAAGAGATCATTGATGCTGCGAACAATAAA GGACGagttattaaaaagaaacatgATTTACATAAGCAATGTGAAGCAAATCGAGCTTATGCACATTATAGGTGGTTGTAG
- the LOC100652205 gene encoding 28S ribosomal protein S7, mitochondrial isoform X1, whose product MWRRSRFYDDEFVHRLCEILWRNLENGVQFYSVFPPTYIKPIYKKDEQEIIFNETVDKKLTHIPIKPAYTSETCSEFHDNLVRKFTNYIMRQGKKQLARRLLDETFENIKIIKLDEYYNSPPEHRENIILDPKIILYQAVENCTPILELRKIYRGGISYQVPVPMNENRARFLSMNWLIKCAQDKGNAEKFPNVLAKEIIDAANNKGRVIKKKHDLHKQCEANRAYAHYRWL is encoded by the exons GCGCAATTTAGAAAATGGTGTCCAATTTTATAGTGTGTTTCCTCCAACTTATATAAAACCAATTTATAAGAAAGATGagcaagaaataatatttaatgaaacagTAGATAAAAAATTGACTCATATACCAATAAAACCAGCTTATACTTCTGAGACATGTTCTGAATTTCATGATAATCTGGTTag AAAATTCACAAATTATATTATGAGACAAGGTAAAAAACAGTTGGCCAGAAGATTATTAGAtgaaacttttgaaaatattaagataataaAATTGGATGAATATTATAATAGCCCACCTGAACATAGAGAAAATATCATATTGGAtccaaaaataattttgtatcaagctGTAGAAAATTGTACACCTATTTTAGAGCTACGGAAAATATATAGAGGTGGAATATCTTATCAG gtTCCTGTACCGATGAATGAAAATAGAGCTCGATTTTTATCTATGAATTGGCTAATTAAATGTGCACAAGACAAGGGGAATGCCGAAAAATTTCCTAATGTATTGGCAAAAGAGATCATTGATGCTGCGAACAATAAA GGACGagttattaaaaagaaacatgATTTACATAAGCAATGTGAAGCAAATCGAGCTTATGCACATTATAGGTGGTTGTAG
- the LOC100642259 gene encoding transmembrane protein 186: protein MNLLTVHFSKQLRLLFYNNINDIIRRYNHASNKKYTTSTTIKSEKFPDYKIIYMFPYAIYPYILNKLKRNYTIGVGALIPVTVSLQMLDFMSSMENLSFTACNCLLVLMLHTIGFTCNNLVGTIYMKDKDDLENQDVIISYINYWGKRIDLKTTVDDIIPFTENMRNTSNSLYKILSTKSCKQKLKVYIKYGKITEEASFSNIFG, encoded by the exons ATGAATTTACTTACAGTCCATTTTTCCAAGCAACTAAGATTGCTCTTCTATAATAAcattaatgatataattagaCGATATAATCATGCATCAAATAAAAAGTATACTACATCAACAACAATCAAATCAGAAAAATTTCcagattataaaataatttatatgtttcCTTATGCCATATAtccttatattttaaataaactgaAGCGAAATTACACAATTGGTGTAGGTGCACTTATACCGGTGACTGTATCTTTACAAATGTTAGATTTCATGTCATCCATGGAAAATTTAAGTTTTACAGCTTGTA attgtttgTTAGTCCttatgttacatactattggtTTTACATGTAATAATTTAGTTGGAACAATATATATGAAAGATAAAGATGACTTAGAAAATCAAGATgttataatatcatatataaattattggGGTAAAAGAATAGATTTAAAGACAACTGTCGATGATATTATTCCTTTCACAGAAAATATGAGGAATACTTCTAATTCGCTATATAAAATCTTAAGCACAAAGTCttgtaaacaaaaattgaaagtgtatataaaatatggaaaaatcaCAGAAGAAGCTagtttttccaatatttttggataa
- the LOC100642858 gene encoding monocyte to macrophage differentiation factor 2 isoform X2, producing the protein MRIKWMNPPACSNEAYIPTSVEHMANVATHGIWVVPSVIGSLELIRRSMTWTQLVSAYVYGTSLILIFTVSTFFHSVHYCNNNRHLKETLHRCDRAMIYIFIAASYFPWLNVDHFPNDELLFTMRYAVWIMAILGILYQQIFHERYKMLETIFYLIIGIGPSYAIINAYHQYNITELKLGGLFYIFGIAFFKSDGRIPCAHAIWHLFVAVAAGFHYYAILNHVFPAVCLSDNFMTADVSSLPKLLKSHIEEL; encoded by the exons atgag AATAAAATGGATGAATCCTCCAGCATGTAGTAACGAAGCATATATACCTACTTCTGTAGAACACATGGCAAATGTAGCTACTCATGGGATTTGGGTTGTACCATCAGTTATAGGTAGTTTGGAATTGATTCGCCGCTCTATGACATGGACCCAATTGGTATCAGCTTATGTATATGGTACATCCTTGATTCTTATTTTTACGGTCTCAACGTTTTTCCATAGTGTGCATTACTGCAATAATAACAG aCACCTTAAAGAAACACTTCATCGTTGTGATCGTGCCatgatttacatttttattgctGCTAGTTATTTTCCTTGGTTAAATGTAGATCACTTTCCAAATgatgaattattatttacaatgcGTTATGCTGTTTGGATTATGGCAATATTGGGTATACTGTATCAACAAATCTTCCATGAACGATATAAAATgttagaaacaattttttatttaattataggaATTGGTCCTAGTTATGCAATTATTAATGCA TATCATCAATATAACATTACTGAATTAAAATTGGGAGgactgttttatatttttggcATTGCGTTTTTTAAATCTGATGGAAGAATACCATGTGCACATGCAATTTGGCACCTTTTTGTTGCTGTAGCAGCTGGTTTTCATTATTATGCCATACTAAATCATGTCTTTCCTGCAGTCTGTCTGTCAGATAATTTTATGACAGCAGATGTATCATCATTACCAAAACTGTTAAAATCTCATATTGAAGAGTTATAA
- the LOC100642858 gene encoding monocyte to macrophage differentiation factor 2 isoform X1, which translates to MRFYVLKFAELLGNMDMFGLHQFVAAPIKNLFRFQRIKEIKWMNPPACSNEAYIPTSVEHMANVATHGIWVVPSVIGSLELIRRSMTWTQLVSAYVYGTSLILIFTVSTFFHSVHYCNNNRHLKETLHRCDRAMIYIFIAASYFPWLNVDHFPNDELLFTMRYAVWIMAILGILYQQIFHERYKMLETIFYLIIGIGPSYAIINAYHQYNITELKLGGLFYIFGIAFFKSDGRIPCAHAIWHLFVAVAAGFHYYAILNHVFPAVCLSDNFMTADVSSLPKLLKSHIEEL; encoded by the exons atgag GTTTTATGTACTTAAATTTGCTGAATTGCTGGGAAATATGGATATGTTTGGTCTTCATCAATTCGTTGCAGCACcaataaaaaatctttttcgATTTCAACGCATTAAAGA AATAAAATGGATGAATCCTCCAGCATGTAGTAACGAAGCATATATACCTACTTCTGTAGAACACATGGCAAATGTAGCTACTCATGGGATTTGGGTTGTACCATCAGTTATAGGTAGTTTGGAATTGATTCGCCGCTCTATGACATGGACCCAATTGGTATCAGCTTATGTATATGGTACATCCTTGATTCTTATTTTTACGGTCTCAACGTTTTTCCATAGTGTGCATTACTGCAATAATAACAG aCACCTTAAAGAAACACTTCATCGTTGTGATCGTGCCatgatttacatttttattgctGCTAGTTATTTTCCTTGGTTAAATGTAGATCACTTTCCAAATgatgaattattatttacaatgcGTTATGCTGTTTGGATTATGGCAATATTGGGTATACTGTATCAACAAATCTTCCATGAACGATATAAAATgttagaaacaattttttatttaattataggaATTGGTCCTAGTTATGCAATTATTAATGCA TATCATCAATATAACATTACTGAATTAAAATTGGGAGgactgttttatatttttggcATTGCGTTTTTTAAATCTGATGGAAGAATACCATGTGCACATGCAATTTGGCACCTTTTTGTTGCTGTAGCAGCTGGTTTTCATTATTATGCCATACTAAATCATGTCTTTCCTGCAGTCTGTCTGTCAGATAATTTTATGACAGCAGATGTATCATCATTACCAAAACTGTTAAAATCTCATATTGAAGAGTTATAA